The Mus musculus strain C57BL/6J chromosome 2, GRCm38.p6 C57BL/6J genome has a window encoding:
- the Nr1h3 gene encoding oxysterols receptor LXR-alpha isoform X1, with translation MSLWLEASMPDVSPDSATELWKTEPQDAGDQGGNTCILREEARMPQSTGVALGIGLESAEPTALLPRAETLPEPTELRPQKRKKGPAPKMLGNELCSVCGDKASGFHYNVLSCEGCKGFFRRSVIKGARYVCHSGGHCPMDTYMRRKCQECRLRKCRQAGMREECVLSEEQIRLKKLKRQEEEQAQATSVSPRVSSPPQVLPQLSPEQLGMIEKLVAAQQQCNRRSFSDRLRVTPWPIAPDPQSREARQQRFAHFTELAIVSVQEIVDFAKQLPGFLQLSREDQIALLKTSAIEVMLLETSRRYNPGSESITFLKDFSYNREDFAKAGLQVEFINPIFEFSRAMNELQLNDAEFALLIAISIFSADRPNVQDQLQVERLQHTYVEALHAYVSINHPHDPLMFPRMLMKLVSLRTLSSVHSEQVFALRLQDKKLPPLLSEIWDVHE, from the exons ATGTCCTTGTGGCTGGAGGCCTCAATGCCTGATGTTTCTCCTG ATTCTGCAACGGAGTTGTGGAAGACAGAACCTCAAGATGCAGGAGACCAGGGAGGCAACACTTGCATCCTCAGGGAGGAAGCCAGGATGCCCCAGTCAACTGGGGTTGCTTTAGGGATAGGGTTGGAGTCAGCAGAGCCTACAGCCCTGCTCCCCAGGGCAGAGACCCTCCCAGAGCCGACAG AGCTTCGTCCACAAAAGCGGAAAAAGGGCCCAGCCCCCAAAATGCTGGGGAACGAGCTGTGCAGTGTCTGTGGGGACAAAGCCTCTGGCTTCCATTACAACGTGCTGAGCTGCGAGGGCTGCAAGGGATTCTTCCGCCGCAGTGTCATCAAGGGAGCACGCTATGTCTGCCACAGCGGTGGCCACTGCCCCATGGACACCTACATGCGGCGGAAATGCCAGGAGTGTCGACTTCGCAAATGCCGCCAGGCAGGCATGAGGGAGGAGT gtgtgctgtcagaagAACAGATCCGCTTGAAGAAACTGAAGCGGCAAGAAGAGGAACAGGCTCAAGCCACTTCGGTGTCCCCAAGGGTGTCCTCACCTCCTCAAGTCCTGCCACAGCTCAGCCCAGAGCAGCTGGGCATGATCGAGAAGCTGGTGGCTGCCCAGCAACAGTGTAACAGGCGCTCCTTCTCAGACCGCCTGCGCGTCACG CCTTGGCCCATTGCACCCGACCCTCAGAGCCGGGAAGCCCGACAACAGCGCTTTGCCCACTTTACTGAGCTGGCCATCGTGTCCGTGCAGGAGATTGTTGACTTTGCCAAACAGCTCCCTGGCTTCCTACAGCTCAGCAGGGAGGACCAGATCGCCTTGCTGAAGACCTCTGCAATCGAG GTCATGCTTCTGGAGACGTCACGGAGGTACAACCCCGGCAGTGAGAGCATCACCTTCCTCAAGGACTTCAGTTACAACCGGGAAGACTTTGCCAAAGCAG GGCTGCAGGTGGAGTTCATCAACCCCATCTTTGAGTTCTCCAGAGCCATGAATGAGCTGCAACTCAATGATGCTGAGTTTGCTCTGCTCATTGCCATCAGCATCTTCTCTGcag ACCGGCCCAACGTGCAGGACCAGCTCCAAGTAGAGAGGCTGCAACACACATATGTGGAGGCCCTGCACGCCTACGTCTCCATCAACCACCCCCAC gACCCACTGATGTTCCCACGGATGCTAATGAAGCTGGTGAGCCTCCGTACTTTGAGCAGCGTCCATTCAGAGCAAGTGTTTGCCCTTCGCCTGCAGGACAAAAAGCTTCCCCCTCTGCTGTCTGAGATCTGGGATGTCCACGAGTGA